The following coding sequences lie in one Bos indicus isolate NIAB-ARS_2022 breed Sahiwal x Tharparkar chromosome 12, NIAB-ARS_B.indTharparkar_mat_pri_1.0, whole genome shotgun sequence genomic window:
- the WASF3 gene encoding actin-binding protein WASF3 isoform X1 gives MPLVKRNIEPRHLCRGALPEGITSELECVTNSTLAAIIRQLSSLSKHAEDIFGELFNEANNFYIRANSLQDRIDRLAVKVTQLDSTVEEVSLQDINMKKAFKSSTVQDQQVVSKNSIPNPVADIYNQSDKPPPLNILTPYRDDKKDGLKFYTDPSYFFDLWKEKMLQDTEDKRKEKRRQKEQKRIDGTTREVKKVRKARNRRQEWNMMAYDKELRPDTRLSQSAHHGASSEGSLSPDTRSHASDVTDYSYPATPNHSLHPQPGTPSYGAGDAPSHGPAAQAPEHEFRPPSASARHLALNRPQQPPPPPPQATEGPQAPAPMAPADYGMLPAQITEYYSPSGPPPPPPPPVIPSAQTAFVCPLQMPLQPPFPASAGSAYAGPPHPPSGGLVVTAPPPPGPPPPPPGPPGAGSSLSSSPMHAPPGAEAKRQEAVQPPVSDARSDLLAAIRMGIQLKKVQEQREQEAKREPVGNDVATILSRRIAVEYSDSDDDSEFDENDWSD, from the exons GCAAACATGCTGAGGACATATTCGGAGAGCTGTTCAACGAGGCCAACAACTTCTACATCCGCGCAAACTCTCTGCAGGACAGGATTGATCGCCTCGCtgtcaaggtcacccagctggatTCCACGGTGGAAGAGG TGTCACTACAGGATATCAACATGAAAAAGGCTTTCAAAAGTTCCACAGTCCAAGACCAGCAGGTGGTTTCAAAGAACAGCATTCCTAATCCTGTTGCTGACATTTACAACCAGAGCGATAAACCGCCTCCTCTGAACATCCTTACACCGTACAG AGATGATAAGAAGGATGGGCTGAAGTTCTATACTGATCCTTCCTATTTCTTTGACCTCTGGAAAGAAAAAATGCTACAGGACAcggaagacaaaaggaaagagaaaagacgtcaaaag GAGCAAAAGCGTATAGATGGCACAACCCGGGAGGTGAAAAAGGTTAGAAAAGCCAGAAACAGGCGCCAAGAATGGAATATGATGGCGTATGACAAAGAGCTTAGACCTGACACCAGGTTATCACAGAGCGCACACCACGGAGCGTCTTCTGAAGGATCCTTGTCCCCAGACactag GTCCCATGCATCGGATGTCACGGATTACTCGTACCCGGCCACCCCCAACCACTCTCTGCACCCGCAGCCTGGGACCCCTTCCTACGGAGCAGGTGACGCCCCGTCCCACGGGCCGGCAGCCCAGGCCCCCGAGCACGAGTTCCGGCCCCCGTCAGCCTCGGCCCGGCACCTGGCCCTGAACAGGCCCCAgcagcccccaccacccccaccgcAGGCCACGGAGGGCCCCCAGGCCCCCGCACCCATGGCCCCAGCCGACTACGG GATGCTGCCGGCTCAGATCACGGAGTATTACAGCCCCTCAGGacccccaccgcccccgcccccacccgtgATCCCCTCCGCACAAACTGCTTTCGTCTGCCCCCTCCAGATGCCCCTGCAGCCCCCCTTCCCGGCCTCCGCCGGATCCGCCTACGCtggccctccccaccctccctccggTGGGCTTGTGGTCACAGCCCCGCCGCCCCCAggccccccaccgcccccgcccgGCCCTCCAGGTGCCGGCTCCTCGCTCTCCTCCTCCCCAATGCACGCCCCTCCGGGGGCTGAAGCCAAGAGGCAGGAGGCTGTGCAGCCGCCCGTCAGCGACGCCCGCAGCGACCTCCTCGCCGCCATCCGGATGG GGATTCAGCTGAAGAAGGTGCAAGAACAGCGGGAGCAGGAGGCCAAGCGCGAGCCGGTGGGCAACGACGTGGCCACCATCCTGTCCCGGCGCATCGCCGTCGAGTACAGCGACTCGGACGACGACTCGGAGTTCGATGAGAACGACTGGTCCGACTGA
- the WASF3 gene encoding actin-binding protein WASF3 isoform X2 encodes MPLVKRNIEPRHLCRGALPEGITSELECVTNSTLAAIIRQLSSLSKHAEDIFGELFNEANNFYIRANSLQDRIDRLAVKVTQLDSTVEEVSLQDINMKKAFKSSTVQDQQVVSKNSIPNPVADIYNQSDKPPPLNILTPYRDDKKDGLKFYTDPSYFFDLWKEKMLQDTEDKRKEKRRQKRERHKLNPNRSQQISVRKVRTRREEWERRKMGIEFMSDARKLQQAGGAAEHRTPAGSHASDVTDYSYPATPNHSLHPQPGTPSYGAGDAPSHGPAAQAPEHEFRPPSASARHLALNRPQQPPPPPPQATEGPQAPAPMAPADYGMLPAQITEYYSPSGPPPPPPPPVIPSAQTAFVCPLQMPLQPPFPASAGSAYAGPPHPPSGGLVVTAPPPPGPPPPPPGPPGAGSSLSSSPMHAPPGAEAKRQEAVQPPVSDARSDLLAAIRMGIQLKKVQEQREQEAKREPVGNDVATILSRRIAVEYSDSDDDSEFDENDWSD; translated from the exons GCAAACATGCTGAGGACATATTCGGAGAGCTGTTCAACGAGGCCAACAACTTCTACATCCGCGCAAACTCTCTGCAGGACAGGATTGATCGCCTCGCtgtcaaggtcacccagctggatTCCACGGTGGAAGAGG TGTCACTACAGGATATCAACATGAAAAAGGCTTTCAAAAGTTCCACAGTCCAAGACCAGCAGGTGGTTTCAAAGAACAGCATTCCTAATCCTGTTGCTGACATTTACAACCAGAGCGATAAACCGCCTCCTCTGAACATCCTTACACCGTACAG AGATGATAAGAAGGATGGGCTGAAGTTCTATACTGATCCTTCCTATTTCTTTGACCTCTGGAAAGAAAAAATGCTACAGGACAcggaagacaaaaggaaagagaaaagacgtcaaaag agagagagacacaagcTGAATCCCAACAGAAGCCAGCAAATAAGTGTGAGAAAAGTCAGGACCAGAAGAGAAgagtgggagagaaggaagatggGCATTGAGTTCATGAGTGACGCGAGGAAGCTGCAGCAGGCGGGGGGCGCGGCAGAGCACAGGACGCCCGCCGG GTCCCATGCATCGGATGTCACGGATTACTCGTACCCGGCCACCCCCAACCACTCTCTGCACCCGCAGCCTGGGACCCCTTCCTACGGAGCAGGTGACGCCCCGTCCCACGGGCCGGCAGCCCAGGCCCCCGAGCACGAGTTCCGGCCCCCGTCAGCCTCGGCCCGGCACCTGGCCCTGAACAGGCCCCAgcagcccccaccacccccaccgcAGGCCACGGAGGGCCCCCAGGCCCCCGCACCCATGGCCCCAGCCGACTACGG GATGCTGCCGGCTCAGATCACGGAGTATTACAGCCCCTCAGGacccccaccgcccccgcccccacccgtgATCCCCTCCGCACAAACTGCTTTCGTCTGCCCCCTCCAGATGCCCCTGCAGCCCCCCTTCCCGGCCTCCGCCGGATCCGCCTACGCtggccctccccaccctccctccggTGGGCTTGTGGTCACAGCCCCGCCGCCCCCAggccccccaccgcccccgcccgGCCCTCCAGGTGCCGGCTCCTCGCTCTCCTCCTCCCCAATGCACGCCCCTCCGGGGGCTGAAGCCAAGAGGCAGGAGGCTGTGCAGCCGCCCGTCAGCGACGCCCGCAGCGACCTCCTCGCCGCCATCCGGATGG GGATTCAGCTGAAGAAGGTGCAAGAACAGCGGGAGCAGGAGGCCAAGCGCGAGCCGGTGGGCAACGACGTGGCCACCATCCTGTCCCGGCGCATCGCCGTCGAGTACAGCGACTCGGACGACGACTCGGAGTTCGATGAGAACGACTGGTCCGACTGA